One Halichondria panicea chromosome 3, odHalPani1.1, whole genome shotgun sequence genomic region harbors:
- the LOC135332996 gene encoding uncharacterized protein LOC135332996 produces MMHSVGLQIFLSLGILLILTHFSSCSRKLKANALNESCLAEGEPISCDCQAPLQRGSMEWTGKNSSFICSGINTGQTNLIVFALGQTCSAEGQNDATCGPYFANITCNRNGYLSVLSFTANSSMNGGTILCQQHLTGAEPYQQFVIRVGVRPHPPAQANLTFPMNRNLRLDWTPPANPVIGGIRGYLLYFSQGCGTCPHSELVSNTTFTASCIGWLANGQTCVSEVRTVTEDCGLESPPLTNISIIDDTRPTSVRVSILCTEEVEPRTIHVEWNYIPPQVIDPSMLPEVQGFTLIISDNRTTRRLFLPGAHVREHSFNSSFLQAANLTGNTKSILVVVETAAEKIPSESFPFSDELITGIDLRHVLTKEQCVQISINSFCTESAASFQLQLRFSRGFCEENASETTTDNYTLQANYKTCIHTESFSNCFSVVVFNNEGVEISKSDQWQLILSECNTNSINASGAWLNSTMGEVSQGVLVPHNTQLDIHCNADCMIFGDNNTRCVNGTFEPAGDAQCNCSQVTISEVVGWVLGVILLLLPVIVLCCHRRIFKSGTTDPVSSNILETGDVLSTSVSSSDDGSSDSSLRQRH; encoded by the exons ATGATGCACT CTGTAGGACTCCAAATCTTCCTCTCCCTGGGAATACTACTGATTCTCACCCATTTTTCAAGCTGTAGCAGAAAGCTAAAAG CTAATGCATTGAATGAGAGCTGCCTGGCTGAAGGAGAGCCCATTTCCTGTGATTGCCAAGCACCTCTCCAGAGAGGCTCAATGGAATGGACAGGCAAAAACTCGAGTTTTATTTGCTCGGGGATCAACACTGGACAAACCAATCTCATTGTATTTGCATTGGGACAAACGTGCTCTGCAGAAGGACAAAATGATGCAACATGTGGACCTTACTTTGCAAACATCACCTGCAATAGGAATGGCTACTTATCTGTTCTCTCCTTCACTGCTAACAGCAGTATGAACGGTGGTACGATTCTATGCCAACAACACCTAACTGGGGCAGAACCTTATCAACAATTTGTCATCAGAGTAGGAG TTCGGCCTCACCCACCAGCCCAAGCCAACCTGACTTTCCCAATGAACAGAAATCTTCGATTGGACTGGACTCCTCCGGCAAACCCAGTGATTGGTGGAATACGAGGCTACCTGCTGTATTTCTCTCAAGGTTGTGGCACCTGCCCACACTCAGAATTAGTCAGCAATACGACCTTCACTGCTTCATGCATTGGATGGCTAGCTAATGGACAGACTTGTGTCTCTGAGGTCAGGACGGTGACAGAGGATTGTGGACTGGAGAGCCCTCCCCTCACAAACATTAGCATTATTGATG ATACACGTCCTACTAGCGTCAGAGTCTCCATACTTTGCACAGAGGAAGTGGAGCCTCGTACAATTCACGTGGAGTGGAAT TACATTCCTCCCCAAGTTATCGACCCCAGTATGCTCCCAGAAGTCCAAGGTTTCACGCTCATAATATCAGATAACCGAACCACTCGAAGACTGTTTCTCCCTGGTGCACATGTTAGGGAACATTCTTTCAACTCCTCATTTCTCCAAGCTGCTAATTTGACAGGAAATACCAAAAGCATCTTGGTAGTAGTGGAAACAGCAGCTGAAAAAATTCCCAGTGAATCCTTTCCATTCTCAG ATGAATTGATCACTGGTATTGACCTAAGACACGTTTTAACTAAAGAGCAGTGCGTACAAATCTCCATCAACAGCTTCTGCACTGAGAGCGCAGCATCCTTTCAACTTCAACTCCGATTCTCCAGGGGCTTTTGTGAGGAGAATGCTTCAGAAACAACCACAGACAATTATACCCTACAGGCAAACTACAAGACATGTATTCATACAGAAAGCTTTTCGAATTGTTTTTCTGTTGTGGTCTTTAATAACGAAGGAGTGGAAATTAGTAAAAGTGATCAGTGGCAGCTAATACTTTCAGAGTGCAACACAAATTCTATTAATGCCTCTGGAGCATGGCTAAACTCAACCATGGGTGAAGTGTCGCAAGGTGTGTTGGTCCCTCACAACACACAGCTGGATATTCACTGTAATGCTGATTGCATGATTTTTGGAGACAACAACACTCGTTGTGTCAACGGGACTTTTGAGCCAGCTGGTGATGCTCAGTGCAACTGTTCTCAAG TTACCATCTCAGAGGTGGTTGGTTGGGTGCTGGGTGTGATTCTACTGTTGTTACCTGTGATTGTATTGTGCTGCCATAGGAGGATTTTTAAATCAG GTACTACAGATCCGGTTAGCAGTAATATCCTGGAAACTGGTGATGTGTTATCCACATCCGTTTCTAGTTCTGATGATGGTTCTTCTGACTCTTCTCTCAGGCAACGGCATTGA
- the LOC135332992 gene encoding uncharacterized protein LOC135332992, with protein sequence MVLFGAVLWAWGALLTLPLCPRAELVAERSLRNHVIEKRFESDMDTDFTVESIIVAEDVGVLTDTLCVKGGPNKRSFGLFSTRGSAERCSGGPCPAAIERVDYVRVYVDEFRPHPEELVCFDVTILDDSLVEGREFFLIGLLDLRWGEVLSTISITIMDNDSPQLLSDREVVAENVGVSQLCLTGGIIELPLVVQTSGPDLEEMTEFITSFPNELVCVNFTVVDDELFEGLLEVVGITIKSANTSIGNFSETFLLYIGDNDETPQFEQSSYTVTEGDPQFQVCVVFTTDSNMQVESSLIFSSDGSAKSGLDYVEVAQAFVIGSGERRCVNVTIIDDDSAERMETFTVSLTSANSELQPFQATVTIMDNDVITFEESVYSSFEGESGVEVCLRLPSGRGTMRGLLVTESGSALERLDYFPLGYIFFNISDSERKCFFIYNYRDNLPEGREEFTVRVYTFFFRNFVIDVRTARVILEDDDSSVCANLTVPENGRIVSFTDENNPGSVAVYSCIFGYQLAGLQGNTRTCMPTGVWNGRAPTCQAIMCPILSDPLDGTVTVSGRTVHSVATYTCNTGYRLEGDAQRSCLALSGGVWIGSTPVCTLIECSLLLPPPNSMLTLPSVRTPGSVAKYSCLNGLVLVGSAVRICLDNGTWNQSEPVCVDALNEGALVALRLINNSPQINGGTVSVDFSVSGPVNKVTCSLGQKMVEEDFRYQRQGGMTFTDVAPGAHTLELVVTSLVSEQTSTVKRSFEMGSQSNFCGLHLINDGAVVDTHKLRVEFGAVPMAKSYHCELDDQSGFDCVSPVELSTLRPGPHLLMIMHNKDECEYRRQLLISFGIENTPDNPHNNV encoded by the exons ATGGTGCTGTTTGGTGCAGTCCTGTGGGCCTGGGGTGCCCTTCTGACACTTCCCTTATGCCCCAGAGCAG AACTGGTGGCTGAACGCAGCCTGAGAAACCATGTCATTGAAAAGAGATTTGAAT CCGATATGGACACAGATTTTACGGTAGAGTCCATCATCGTGGCTGAGGATGTGGGTGTATTGACGGACACATTGTGTGTGAAAGGGGGTCCAAACAAGAGGAGCTTTGGTCTCTTCAGTACTCGAGGCTCAGCTGAACGTTGTTCTGGTGGACCCTGCCCTGCAGCTATAG AGAGAGTCGACTATGTTCGTGTGTATGTGGATGAGTTCAGGCCTCATCCGGAAGAGCTGGTGTGTTTCGACGTGACTATTCTTGACGACTCTCTAGTAGAGGGGAGGGAGTTCTTCCTGATTGGTCTGCTCGACTTGCGTTGGGGGGAAGTGCTCTCCACAATATCCATCACCATCATGGATAATGACA GTCCTCAGCTGTTGTCCGATCGAGAGGTGGTGGCCGAGAATGTGGGTGTGTCTCAGCTCTGTCTGACAGGTGGAATCATCGAGCTGCCACTGGTTGTGCAAACTAGCGGACCTGACCTTGAGG AGATGACTGAGTTCATTACTTCCTTTCCGAATGAGTTGGTGTGTGTGAACTTCACTGTTGTGGACGATGAGTTGTTTGAAGGACTATTGGAGGTGGTGGGAATAACGATCAAGAGTGCTAACACATCCATTGGAAACTTCTCTGAAACTTTCCTGCTCTACATTGGTGATAACGATGAAA CTCCCCAGTTTGAGCAAAGCTCTTACACTGTGACTGAAGGAGACCCCCAgtttcaggtgtgtgtggtctTCACCACGGACTCGAATATGCAAGTGGAAAGCTCTCTGATCTTCAGTAGCGATGGATCAGCTAAAA GTGGCCTTGACTATGTTGAGGTGGCCCAAGCCTTCGTGATCGGGTCGGGGGAGAGACGATGTGTGAATGTGACTATTATTGACGATGACAGTGCTGAGAGAATGGAAACATTCACAGTTAGTCTCACCTCTGCAAACTCTGAGCTGCAACCGTTCCAAGCAACAGTGACAATCATGGACAATGATG TGATCACGTTCGAGGAGAGTGTGTACAGCTCTTTTGAGGGGGAGAGCGGTGTGGAGGTGTGTCTCCGCCTGCCTAGTGGGCGGGGCACCATGAGAGGCCTCCTCGTGACTGAGAGTGGGTCTGCTTTAG AGAGACTGGATTATTTCCCTCTTGGTTACATCTTCTTTAACATCAGTGACTCAGAGCGGAAGTGTTTTTTCATCTACAATTACCGGGACAATCTCCCTGAGGGCAGGGAAGAGTTCACTGTACGAGTGTACACATTTTTCTTTAGGAATTTTGTCATTGACGTCCGAACAGCACGAGTCATTTTGGAGGATGATGATT CCAGTGTGTGTGCCAATCTCACTGTGCCAGAGAATGGCAGAATAGTGTCTTTCACGGATGAGAATAATCCCGGCTCAGTGGCAGTCTACTCTTGTATTTTTGGCTACCAGCTGGCTGGTCTCCAGGGGAACACTCGCACGTGTATGCCAACAGGAGTGTGGAACGGGAGAGCCCCCACGTGTCAAG CGATAATGTGCCCTATTCTGAGTGATCCCCTGGACGGCACAGTGACTGTGTCTGGTCGAACCGTCCACTCAGTAGCCACCTACACTTGCAACACTGGCTATCGACTTGAGGGTGATGCACAGCGGTCGTGTCTGGCCTTATCTGGTGGAGTGTGGATTGGGAGCACCCCAGTTTGTACAT TAATTGAGTGCTCCCTGCTGCTCCCCCCTCCCAACAGTATGCTGACCCTCCCCTCGGTGAGGACGCCAGGATCTGTGGCAAAGTACAGTTGTCTGAATGGGTTGGTACTCGTGGGAAGTGCTGTAAGGATTTGTCTGGACAATGGTACATGGAACCAGTCTGAACCTGTTTGTGTTG ATGCACTGAATGAAGGAGCGTTAGTAGCACTGAGGCTAATCAACAATTCCCCACAAATCAACGGAGGTACGGTGTCTGTGGATTTCTCTGTCAGTGGGCCAGTGAACAAAGTAACGTGCTCTCTCGGCCAGAAAATGGTAGAGGAAGATT TTCGATATCAAAGACAAGGAGGAATGACATTCACTGACGTAGCTCCTGGAGCCCACACACTAGAGCTGGTGGTCACAAGTCTTGTGTCCGAGCAGACGTCCACTGTCAAACGCTCCTTTGAGATGGGCTCTCAATCAAACTTTTGTGGCTTGCACTTGATTAACGATGGTGCCGTTGTGGATACTCACAAACTGAGGGTGGAGTTTGGGGCTGTTCCAATGGCCAAGTCTTATCACTGTGAACTGGATGACCAGTCTGGATTTGACT GTGTTAGTCCTGTGGAGCTGAGTACGCTAAGACCTGGACCACACCTACTGATGATCATGCACAACAAAGATGAGTGTGAATATCGTAGACAATTGCTCATTAGTTTTGGCATTGAGAACACACCAGACAATCCTCATAATAACGTTTGA